The Candidatus Baltobacteraceae bacterium DNA window GCGCACGTGCGGGCGGCGGCGCGAAACGACGCGCGCGCGGTTTCGTCGAACCCCTCCAACGCGAACGTCGACGCGTCGTGCAGCGTCGCAACCGCCGGAAGCGTAAACTCGCTCCAACTCGGTCCGTTGAATGGAAACCATAGCAGATCGAGGGATGCACGGGTGTGAAGGCGGCGCGAGCGAATCGCGTAGCGGCGATTGCGGGTTTCCCGCCGGTAGCGCCGCGCCACCGTCCAGGTGTGCCATTCCGGGACGACGAGCGTCACCGCGATTCGGTCCGCGAACGCCTCGTCCCACACATCGAGCAGGGCGCGCAGGTAGCGGCCGATCCCGCGACGGTCGCCGGGAAGATTCCACGCGTCGACGCCGACGCGAAGGATGCGCTCATTCACGCGGCATACCTCTGGAAGCTCCATGCACGTCGCGGTCGATGCTCACAATCTGCTTACCGATCGTCGCGGCATCGGCGTCGCCGTTCGCGCCATACTGGGGCAGTGGATCGAGCACGCCGCATGCGATCTGACTTTGCTCGTGCGTCACCCGCTTCCTATGCTGCGCAAACCGGCGCTCGCGCGCGAGCTCGGCAGCCGTGCCTTTGCGGTGGCGTCGCGCGTTCCGCGCTCGGCCGACGTTGTGTGGCACCCATGGAACGGCACGTTTTTCGATGCGGGCGACGTGCCGGCGGTCGCAACGATCCACGACGTCGCACCGTTCGCATTCCCGGATCGCGATGCCGGCCGGCGCGAATCCCAACAGGCGCCGTTCCGGCGTACGGCGCGATCCGCGCGGCGAATCATCGCCGATTCGTTCGTTACGAAATCCGAGATCGAACGCTATCTCGAGGTGCCGCCCGATCGGATAACGTGCGTGCCGTTGGCCGCCGATCCGCGCTACACGCCCGGGCCCGCGGATGGGATTCCGGACGCAACGCGGGGGCGGCCGTACCTGCTCTACGTCGGAGCGATCGAAACACGCAAGAACGTCGACACGTTGATCGCGGCGTGGCGAACCGCTTTTCCCGCGTGCGACGTCGCGCTCGTTCTGGTTACCACGCAGGCCGTACCCTCCGATACGATCGCGCTGCACGATGTGAGCGTGGAGCGTTTACGCGATCTGTATCGCGGCGCGCTGGCGGTCGTGTGTCCCTCGATCTACGAAGGCTTTGGGCTGCCCGCGCTCGAGGCGCTCGCGTGCGGCGCGCCGGCGGTCGTGTCGCGAGCCTCGTCGCTGCCCGAAGTCTGCGGCGACGCCGCGCTCTATGTGGAGGATCCGCTCGATGGCGAGCAGTGGGTCGCCGCGCTGCGACGAATCGCGGCCGACGCGCCGCTGCGCGCGCGTTTGCAGACCGCCGGCCCGCAGCGGGCCGCACTCTTCTCGTGGGCGAGAACCGCGCAGGAAACGCGCAACGCGCTCGAAAGCGTGCGAAATGACTAGCGTCGCCGCG harbors:
- a CDS encoding glycosyltransferase family 1 protein, producing the protein MHVAVDAHNLLTDRRGIGVAVRAILGQWIEHAACDLTLLVRHPLPMLRKPALARELGSRAFAVASRVPRSADVVWHPWNGTFFDAGDVPAVATIHDVAPFAFPDRDAGRRESQQAPFRRTARSARRIIADSFVTKSEIERYLEVPPDRITCVPLAADPRYTPGPADGIPDATRGRPYLLYVGAIETRKNVDTLIAAWRTAFPACDVALVLVTTQAVPSDTIALHDVSVERLRDLYRGALAVVCPSIYEGFGLPALEALACGAPAVVSRASSLPEVCGDAALYVEDPLDGEQWVAALRRIAADAPLRARLQTAGPQRAALFSWARTAQETRNALESVRND